The Oceanivirga salmonicida DNA segment AAATCTGTAAAGTTTGATGGTAATAAAAATGTTAACTATTTTATATACATTTTATCACTGGATAATGATTGTCATATAGATCAGGTTTCATATATCGCTAATTTAATAGATGATGAAGAATTTTTCAAAAAAATAAATGAAGATTTGATTGGAGAAAAAGAAATATATGAGTATATAAATAAAGGAGGATATTGATGAAAAGAGGTTTAGTAGTTTGTAGAACTGGAATGGGTAGTAGTATGATGCTTAGAATAAAATTAGAGCAAGTTATTTCAGAGAATAATTTAGATATTGATTTAGAACATGATGTTTTAAGTGCTGTATCAAATTATGATGTAGATTTTGTAATAACTATGAATGATCTTGTTGAACAACTAGAAGGAGAAGTTAAGTATATCATAGGGGTGGAAGATTTACTTA contains these protein-coding regions:
- a CDS encoding PTS sugar transporter subunit IIB — its product is MKRGLVVCRTGMGSSMMLRIKLEQVISENNLDIDLEHDVLSAVSNYDVDFVITMNDLVEQLEGEVKYIIGVEDLLNKEELKTKLINFLENN